One genomic segment of Hyla sarda isolate aHylSar1 unplaced genomic scaffold, aHylSar1.hap1 scaffold_282, whole genome shotgun sequence includes these proteins:
- the GPBAR1 gene encoding G-protein coupled bile acid receptor 1, with amino-acid sequence MASDVPQNVSSSYKSQEQLIILLSSPLSAFIILSNLFIIIGIVFNKKLHNTAHFFFLSLLFADFFTGVLLPCIPRMKFTKDLGYFGCFLVFISPNFFFLSFLANLLMVHYEKYLCIIYPLHYRESWLHRCVPLSLFLVWTLPLLFSCLPLLGWNNWRHNQTCSYKQVFPNAYIYLETYGVVIPAILAMSFITIKLLSVARKQLKEIKKLHRSVQRDVVTEIERQMDLRYAKCIAVFSLTFLICWVPYIALLQVSVLVIERYEISIWIVLTLTCVGSGSAAIVPVILGLSHRQYTKLWRNLCRKYCGCCPRGGPASDHHDMKSKAETVEDELTAVK; translated from the coding sequence ATGGCGTCAGATGTGCCTCAGAATGTGTCATCCAGTTATAAGAGCCAGGAGCAGCTGATCATCCTCCTGTCCAGCCCGCTCTCGGCCTTCATCATCCTTTCCAACCTTTTCATCATCATTGGGATCGTCTTTAATAAGAAGTTACACAACACGGCGCATTTCTTCTTCCTCAGCCTGCTGTTTGCCGACTTCTTCACGGGGGTCCTCCTGCCCTGTATCCCCCGCATGAAGTTCACCAAGGACCTGGGTTACTTTGGTTGTTTCCTGGTCTTCATTTCTCCCAATTTCTTCTTCCTCTCATTCCTGGCCAACCTGCTGATGGTTCACTATGAGAAGTACTTGTGCATCATCTACCCCCTGCACTATCGGGAGAGTTGGCTCCACCGCTGTGTCCCTCTGTCGCTCTTCCTGGTCTGGACTCTGCCCCTCTTGTTTTCTTGTCTCCCGTTGCTCGGTTGGAATAATTGGAGACATAACCAGACGTGCTCCTATAAGCAGGTGTTCCCCAATGCGTACATCTACCTGGAGACCTATGGGGTGGTCATCCCAGCCATCTTGGCCATGAGCTTCATCACCATCAAACTGCTGTCCGTGGCCAGGAAGCAGCTAAAGGAAATCAAGAAGCTCCATCGCTCGGTGCAGCGGGACGTGGTGACGGAGATCGAGCGCCAGATGGACCTAAGATACGCCAAATGCATTGCGGTCTTCTCCTTGACGTTCCTCATCTGTTGGGTTCCTTACATCGCCCTCCTTCAGGTCTCTGTGCTGGTCATAGAGAGATACGAGATCAGTATCTGGATCGTCCTGACCCTCACGTGTGTGGGGAGCGGCAGCGCCGCCATCGTCCCGGTTATTTTGGGATTAAGCCACCGGCAATACACCAAACTGTGGAGGAACCTGTGCAGGAAATACTGTGGGTGCTGCCCCCGAGGAGGCCCAGCAAGTGACCACCATGATATGAAGAGCAAGGCTGAGACCGTGGAAGATGAACTAACTGCAGTAAAATGA